From the genome of Blautia pseudococcoides, one region includes:
- a CDS encoding GrpB family protein yields MNKVFHIHFRYVGDNDNEYPQIAKEYEKMKLQLGKSFEHNRDAYTNAKKDFVRKWTSEAKKTYL; encoded by the coding sequence TTGAACAAAGTTTTTCATATACACTTTCGTTATGTTGGAGATAATGATAATGAATATCCCCAAATAGCTAAGGAATATGAAAAAATGAAATTACAACTTGGGAAGTCATTTGAGCATAATAGGGATGCTTATACTAACGCAAAGAAAGATTTTGTCAGAAAGTGGACATCCGAAGCAAAAAAGACTTACTTGTAA
- a CDS encoding ester cyclase, whose protein sequence is MDSAEKVKYFYETIISENQIGKVAEFVSPKCCVKMGERLIPVGVEGMKEHIQATKQTYPDYKMKIIKQFCDGDYVISEFVMEGTHKGEWIGIKPTNKRLVFTGVDIDKVVDGMIVEHGGAVNTFETLFEAGMIGAI, encoded by the coding sequence AACGATCATATCTGAAAATCAAATTGGAAAAGTAGCAGAGTTTGTATCGCCAAAATGTTGTGTGAAAATGGGAGAAAGACTGATTCCAGTTGGCGTTGAAGGTATGAAAGAGCACATACAAGCAACAAAGCAGACATATCCCGATTATAAGATGAAGATTATTAAGCAATTTTGTGATGGTGATTATGTCATCTCTGAATTTGTAATGGAAGGTACACATAAAGGTGAATGGATAGGAATAAAGCCAACCAACAAACGATTGGTATTTACTGGCGTTGATATTGATAAGGTAGTTGATGGGATGATTGTGGAGCATGGAGGTGCAGTAAATACATTTGAAACTTTGTTTGAAGCAGGTATGATAGGAGCAATATAA